A genome region from Labilibaculum antarcticum includes the following:
- the pta gene encoding phosphate acetyltransferase has product MDLLQRIKENARLSGKTIVLPEGTEERTLQATDIILSEKIAKIILIGNADKIASEATRLNLKNIGEATIVDPKNHDKMEAYAEILVELRKKKGMTMEKAMVLVQDPLYLATLMIKAGDADGEVAGALNATGDVLRPAFQIIKTMPGISVVSGAFIMLLKDKTFGDNGMMVFADCAVHPNPTASELAEIAVATAKTTKAIAKMEPRVAMLSFSTMGSGKHEMVDKVVEATRLAKEMAPEFQIDGEMQADAAIVEAIGAQKAPNSKVAGRANVLVFPTLEVGNIAYKLVQRLAGAEAVGPILQGMAAPINDLSRGCSVSDIVNLVAITANQAAGL; this is encoded by the coding sequence ATGGATTTATTACAGAGGATTAAAGAGAATGCACGTTTAAGTGGTAAAACAATCGTTTTACCAGAAGGAACTGAAGAAAGAACTTTACAGGCTACCGATATCATTTTAAGTGAAAAAATCGCTAAAATTATATTGATTGGAAACGCTGATAAAATTGCATCGGAGGCAACTCGCTTAAATTTGAAAAATATTGGAGAAGCGACAATTGTTGATCCTAAAAATCATGACAAAATGGAAGCTTATGCTGAAATTTTGGTTGAATTGAGAAAGAAAAAGGGAATGACAATGGAAAAAGCCATGGTATTGGTGCAAGATCCTTTGTATTTGGCAACCTTAATGATTAAAGCTGGTGATGCTGATGGAGAAGTTGCAGGTGCTTTAAATGCTACTGGTGATGTATTACGTCCGGCATTTCAGATTATAAAAACAATGCCTGGTATTTCTGTAGTGTCTGGTGCGTTTATTATGCTCTTGAAAGATAAAACATTTGGTGATAATGGAATGATGGTATTTGCAGATTGTGCAGTTCATCCAAATCCTACAGCAAGTGAATTGGCTGAAATTGCCGTTGCAACAGCAAAAACAACAAAAGCAATTGCAAAAATGGAACCACGTGTAGCCATGTTGAGTTTCTCTACAATGGGATCGGGTAAACACGAAATGGTTGATAAAGTAGTTGAGGCTACTCGTTTGGCTAAAGAAATGGCACCGGAATTTCAAATTGATGGTGAAATGCAAGCTGATGCTGCAATTGTTGAGGCAATTGGTGCACAAAAAGCTCCAAACAGCAAGGTGGCTGGAAGAGCAAATGTACTTGTATTTCCAACATTGGAAGTTGGTAATATTGCTTACAAATTAGTTCAGCGCTTGGCAGGAGCAGAGGCAGTTGGTCCTATTTTACAAGGAATGGCAGCTCCAATTAATGACTTGTCAAGAGGTTGTTCGGTTAGCGACATCGTA